The proteins below are encoded in one region of Nitrospira sp.:
- the rho gene encoding transcription termination factor Rho: MHLAELKQKSIADLNEVARELKIENAANLRKQELIFAILQAQTEKNGVVFGEGVLETLPDGFGFLRAPDSNYLPGPDDIYISPSQIRRFNLRTGDIVSGQIRPPKESERYFALLKVEKVNLEDPDVARDKILFDNLTPLYPEERLKLEHHQEEHCTRVMDLITPIGKGQRGLIVAAPRTGKTMLLQAIARAIIKNHPEVVLIVLLIDERPEEVTDWQRQVKAEVISSTFDEPAQRHAQVAEMVLEKAKRLVEHKRDVVILLDSITRLARAYNTIAPPSGKVLSGGLDSNALQRPKRFFGAARNIENGGSLTIMATALVDTGSRMDDVIFEEFKGTGNMEVHLDRRLADKRIFPAIDIAQSGTRKEELLVDKDRLNKMWILRKVLSPLGTVEAMEFLMDKMQGTKTNQDFLLSMNR; the protein is encoded by the coding sequence ATGCATCTGGCCGAGCTGAAGCAGAAGTCCATCGCCGATTTGAACGAGGTAGCGCGCGAACTGAAGATAGAAAATGCCGCCAATCTCCGTAAGCAGGAGTTGATTTTCGCGATTCTTCAGGCGCAGACGGAGAAGAACGGGGTGGTTTTCGGGGAGGGGGTGCTTGAAACGCTGCCGGACGGATTCGGTTTTCTCCGGGCGCCTGATTCCAACTATCTCCCTGGGCCTGACGACATCTACATTTCTCCCTCGCAAATCCGGCGTTTCAATCTGCGGACAGGGGATATCGTTTCCGGGCAGATCAGACCTCCTAAAGAAAGCGAGCGCTATTTTGCCTTGCTGAAAGTCGAGAAGGTCAATCTCGAGGACCCCGATGTGGCCCGAGATAAGATCCTCTTCGACAACCTCACGCCTTTGTACCCCGAAGAGCGTCTCAAGTTGGAGCATCACCAGGAGGAACATTGCACCCGGGTCATGGATCTGATTACCCCGATCGGAAAGGGCCAACGAGGACTGATTGTTGCTGCTCCCCGGACTGGGAAGACCATGCTCTTGCAGGCGATCGCCCGTGCGATAATCAAAAATCATCCCGAGGTCGTTCTCATTGTGTTGCTAATCGACGAGCGTCCGGAAGAAGTCACGGATTGGCAGCGCCAAGTCAAAGCCGAGGTGATCAGCTCGACCTTCGACGAACCCGCGCAGCGCCATGCGCAAGTAGCTGAAATGGTGTTGGAAAAGGCCAAGCGGTTGGTCGAGCACAAACGGGATGTCGTGATTCTTTTAGACAGCATCACACGGCTCGCGCGGGCCTACAATACGATTGCGCCGCCCAGTGGTAAGGTCCTATCGGGAGGGTTGGACTCAAATGCACTTCAGCGGCCGAAACGGTTCTTTGGGGCGGCCCGTAATATTGAAAACGGGGGAAGCCTCACCATTATGGCGACTGCACTAGTCGACACCGGTAGCCGCATGGATGATGTGATCTTTGAAGAGTTCAAGGGAACTGGTAATATGGAAGTCCATCTCGATCGCCGTCTGGCCGATAAGCGTATCTTCCCGGCTATTGACATCGCGCAGTCCGGCACGAGAAAAGAAGAGTTGCTGGTCGACAAGGATCGGCTCAATAAGATGTGGATTCTCCGCAAGGTATTGAGTCCGTTGGGAACGGTCGAAGCGATGGAATTCCTGATGGACAAGATGCAGGGTACCAAGACCAATCAGGACTTCCTGCTTTCGATGAATCGGTAA
- the rpmE gene encoding 50S ribosomal protein L31 yields MKDGIHPAYRNAWVSCACGSRFKTRTTVGDLKVDICSSCHPFFTGMQKIVDTEGRVERFKKKYAKKSK; encoded by the coding sequence ATGAAAGACGGTATTCATCCAGCCTATCGTAATGCCTGGGTCAGTTGCGCCTGCGGGTCACGCTTTAAGACTCGCACCACGGTGGGCGACCTCAAGGTGGACATTTGCTCCAGCTGCCACCCATTCTTCACCGGCATGCAGAAAATCGTCGACACGGAAGGGCGCGTGGAGCGGTTCAAGAAGAAGTACGCGAAGAAATCGAAGTAG
- the prfA gene encoding peptide chain release factor 1, which yields MANVQAADGKEAVLLSRWESVKARHDEVVRQLQDESVLSQPDQIRKLNKERVEIEELAQLFDVRQSLLRQQSDAVQLLNDPSADAEFHTLAEQEDEQLRVQLKALEQRAFELLVPKDPRDEKNIVLEIRAGTGGEEAGLFAGDLFRMYQRFAERKRLRTELVDASETGIGGYKEVIVLVEGKGAFGLFKHESGVHRVQRVPVTEASGRIHTSAVTVAVMPEVDEVDVQIDPKDLRIDTFCSSGAGGQSVNTTYSAVRITHIPTGVVVSCQDERSQLKNRTKAMRTLRARIVDAERAKQEAELAHHRKTQVGSGDRSEKIRTYNFPQNRVTDHRIGLTLHRLDQVMDGDLDEIIEGLRAAHAQAAVEAL from the coding sequence GTGGCCAATGTCCAAGCGGCAGACGGCAAGGAAGCCGTCCTTCTCTCCAGATGGGAGTCCGTCAAGGCTCGGCATGACGAAGTCGTGCGTCAGCTTCAGGACGAGTCCGTTCTCAGCCAACCCGATCAGATCCGAAAATTAAACAAAGAGCGTGTGGAGATCGAGGAACTGGCCCAGCTCTTCGACGTCCGCCAAAGCCTTCTTCGCCAACAGAGTGATGCTGTGCAGTTGCTGAATGACCCCTCTGCAGATGCGGAATTCCACACACTGGCCGAGCAGGAGGATGAGCAGCTTCGGGTGCAACTGAAGGCGTTGGAACAGAGGGCATTCGAGCTGCTGGTCCCGAAGGACCCGCGCGATGAGAAAAACATCGTTTTGGAGATTCGGGCGGGGACGGGCGGGGAAGAGGCGGGTTTGTTCGCCGGGGACCTCTTCCGGATGTACCAACGCTTTGCCGAGCGTAAGAGGCTGCGGACCGAGCTGGTTGATGCGTCCGAGACGGGCATCGGCGGCTATAAGGAGGTGATCGTCCTGGTCGAAGGAAAGGGGGCCTTCGGACTGTTCAAGCATGAGTCCGGTGTGCATCGCGTCCAGCGTGTCCCGGTCACCGAGGCCAGCGGTCGAATCCACACGTCCGCCGTAACCGTCGCGGTCATGCCGGAGGTGGATGAAGTCGATGTACAGATAGACCCGAAGGATCTTCGCATCGATACGTTCTGCTCTTCTGGCGCCGGCGGTCAGAGCGTCAATACCACTTACTCGGCCGTGCGCATTACTCACATCCCGACCGGCGTGGTCGTCAGTTGCCAGGACGAACGGTCCCAGTTGAAAAATCGCACCAAGGCGATGCGGACCCTTCGGGCCAGGATTGTGGATGCTGAACGAGCCAAGCAAGAGGCCGAGCTTGCGCACCATCGAAAGACGCAGGTCGGGTCCGGCGACAGGAGCGAAAAAATCCGCACCTACAACTTCCCGCAGAATCGTGTCACGGATCATCGGATTGGCCTGACCCTGCACCGATTGGACCAAGTCATGGATGGCGACCTGGATGAGATCATTGAGGGCCTGAGGGCGGCCCATGCACAGGCCGCCGTAGAGGCCTTATGA
- the prmC gene encoding release factor glutamine methyltransferase, whose amino-acid sequence MRIDGVTEELLAGPTVGTLLSYGTRLLCDAGIEAAAREAAWILESALGRSALTLRLNACDLVHERDRARAVELLTRRATREPLQYVLGTQEFCGRLFRVMSNVLIPRPETELLIDEVVRRVPTDQSGIMIDIGTGSGCLAITLAGRFENARIVAIDMSRGALDVARCNAAEHELSDRVDWVQGDVLSALRQERLMGKVCVIVANPPYIPQGELDRLQPEVAHYEPRLALNGGPDGLGVHRRIIAEAKDYLVSGGVLALEVGMGQAQAVQSELERVGYIPGGIRADEAGIGRIVTALRGAKQE is encoded by the coding sequence ATGAGAATCGATGGCGTGACTGAAGAGTTACTCGCGGGTCCGACGGTGGGTACCCTCCTGTCATACGGGACCCGTCTGTTGTGCGATGCAGGTATCGAGGCCGCTGCGCGAGAAGCGGCCTGGATTCTTGAATCGGCGCTGGGGCGATCCGCGCTTACCTTGCGCTTGAACGCGTGTGATCTGGTCCATGAACGCGATCGGGCGCGGGCCGTCGAGCTCTTGACTCGTCGGGCGACGCGAGAGCCGCTTCAATACGTGCTCGGTACTCAGGAATTCTGCGGCCGATTGTTTCGAGTCATGTCGAATGTTTTAATTCCCCGTCCGGAGACGGAACTGCTCATTGATGAGGTCGTCCGCCGAGTCCCGACCGACCAATCCGGGATCATGATCGATATTGGAACAGGATCAGGGTGTCTGGCCATCACGCTGGCAGGACGCTTCGAGAACGCACGTATCGTGGCGATCGATATGTCGCGAGGTGCCCTCGATGTGGCTCGATGCAATGCGGCGGAACACGAACTATCCGACCGGGTCGATTGGGTGCAGGGGGATGTCCTGAGCGCGTTGCGGCAGGAACGGCTTATGGGCAAAGTCTGCGTAATTGTCGCTAACCCCCCCTATATTCCACAGGGTGAATTGGATAGACTGCAGCCGGAAGTCGCGCACTATGAGCCCAGACTGGCATTGAATGGTGGGCCCGATGGGTTGGGTGTGCACAGACGGATCATCGCCGAGGCCAAGGATTATCTTGTCTCGGGGGGGGTGCTCGCCTTGGAGGTAGGAATGGGGCAAGCGCAAGCCGTCCAGAGTGAATTAGAGCGAGTCGGTTATATCCCTGGTGGTATCAGAGCCGACGAGGCGGGAATTGGACGGATCGTGACCGCGCTACGCGGGGCGAAGCAGGAATAG
- the murA gene encoding UDP-N-acetylglucosamine 1-carboxyvinyltransferase gives MDRMVISGGIPLKGSVRASGAKNAALPILASAILSSDDLVLTNLPSVVDVATMRKLLVMLGCSVRTDGDHVIARCQHVQSTEAPYDLVRTMRASILVLGPLLARWGEATVSLPGGCAIGSRPVNLHLAGLAKMGADVSIERGYIQARARRLTGARIYFDVATVTGTENLMMAGCLADGVTVIENAAKEPEIVDLAACLVKRGARIQGAGTDVMTIEGVASLHAADHEVIPDRIEVGTYLAAGAISGGDVVVEACRPAHLEAVIEKLRESGCQIDEGKETLRVRSRQRPTATDIKTGIHPAFPTDMQAQMVALMSVAQGTSVISETIFESRFMHVQELQRMGAQIKVEGHNAVVIGADRLTGAPVMASDLRASAGLVLAGLAADGTTEISRIYHLDRGYERLEHKLRGLGASIWRKPGGAGIAAV, from the coding sequence ATGGATCGAATGGTCATTAGCGGCGGGATCCCTCTGAAGGGATCGGTGAGGGCGAGCGGTGCGAAGAATGCGGCCCTTCCGATCCTTGCGTCTGCGATTTTGAGTTCCGATGATCTGGTGTTGACCAATCTCCCCTCAGTGGTCGACGTCGCCACCATGCGCAAATTGCTCGTCATGCTGGGTTGTTCCGTGAGAACCGACGGGGATCATGTCATCGCTCGGTGCCAGCACGTGCAGTCGACGGAGGCGCCTTACGATCTGGTTCGCACCATGCGCGCGTCAATTCTGGTATTGGGACCGCTCCTCGCTCGGTGGGGGGAGGCAACCGTATCGCTTCCGGGCGGGTGCGCCATCGGCTCCAGACCGGTGAACCTGCATTTGGCAGGGCTCGCGAAGATGGGAGCGGACGTCTCGATCGAACGCGGCTACATTCAAGCCAGAGCACGCCGTTTGACGGGGGCACGCATCTACTTCGATGTTGCCACTGTCACCGGGACTGAAAACCTGATGATGGCCGGCTGCTTGGCGGACGGGGTCACGGTCATTGAAAACGCCGCGAAGGAACCGGAGATCGTCGATCTGGCCGCCTGCCTCGTGAAGCGAGGCGCACGTATTCAGGGCGCTGGTACGGATGTCATGACCATAGAAGGTGTGGCGTCGCTTCACGCTGCCGATCATGAAGTCATCCCGGACCGTATTGAGGTGGGTACCTATCTGGCGGCGGGAGCGATTTCTGGCGGCGACGTCGTCGTCGAGGCGTGTCGTCCTGCGCATTTGGAGGCGGTCATCGAAAAGCTCCGTGAGAGCGGCTGCCAGATCGATGAGGGGAAGGAAACGCTTCGAGTTCGTTCCCGGCAACGCCCAACGGCCACCGACATCAAGACAGGGATTCATCCGGCGTTTCCTACCGACATGCAGGCGCAGATGGTGGCGTTGATGTCCGTGGCACAAGGGACCAGCGTCATTTCTGAAACGATATTTGAGAGCCGCTTTATGCACGTTCAAGAGCTGCAACGCATGGGGGCTCAGATCAAAGTGGAAGGGCATAATGCCGTCGTCATTGGTGCAGACCGGCTGACGGGCGCACCCGTCATGGCATCTGACCTCCGTGCGAGTGCAGGACTGGTGCTGGCGGGTCTTGCCGCGGACGGAACAACCGAAATCTCCCGCATCTACCATCTCGATCGGGGGTATGAGCGTTTGGAACACAAGTTGAGAGGGTTGGGGGCAAGTATTTGGCGAAAGCCGGGCGGTGCAGGTATTGCGGCGGTGTAG
- the hisG gene encoding ATP phosphoribosyltransferase, protein MLTIALSKGKLLGQTIPLLQQAGYPTEGLKEETRRLVFGYPEKGVTFLIVRPSDVPTYVEYGAADAGVVGKDVLMEQHVDVYEPVDLHVGACRISVAALKGREIGSRLSSKVRVATKYPRITERYFNQQGIPVEIIKLYGSIELAPVTGLADRIVDLVETGNTLKAHDLSEVEVIAYSTARLIVNRASLRLKHQAVTALIQSMRQLAISERARPTVRRPSRAHRAPNRPQETAR, encoded by the coding sequence ATGTTGACGATTGCGCTCTCAAAAGGAAAACTTCTCGGCCAAACGATACCGCTCCTCCAGCAGGCCGGGTATCCGACGGAGGGCCTGAAAGAGGAGACGCGGCGCCTCGTCTTCGGCTATCCGGAAAAGGGCGTCACCTTTCTCATCGTACGACCCAGCGACGTGCCGACCTATGTCGAGTATGGTGCCGCCGATGCCGGCGTGGTCGGCAAGGATGTGCTGATGGAGCAGCACGTTGACGTCTACGAACCGGTCGACCTGCACGTCGGCGCGTGTCGAATCTCCGTGGCTGCGCTGAAAGGGCGGGAGATCGGCAGCCGGTTGTCGTCCAAGGTCCGAGTGGCGACTAAGTATCCTCGCATCACGGAGCGGTATTTCAATCAACAGGGGATTCCGGTTGAAATTATCAAGCTCTATGGCTCCATAGAATTGGCGCCCGTCACGGGGCTGGCCGATCGCATTGTAGATTTGGTGGAAACAGGGAATACGTTGAAAGCACACGATCTGAGCGAGGTGGAAGTCATCGCGTATTCGACGGCTCGACTGATCGTCAATCGCGCGAGCTTGCGCTTGAAGCATCAGGCCGTCACGGCGTTGATCCAATCGATGCGTCAACTTGCCATATCCGAACGCGCGCGACCGACCGTACGGAGGCCATCGAGGGCGCATCGCGCGCCTAATCGGCCGCAGGAGACGGCGCGATGA
- the hisD gene encoding histidinol dehydrogenase yields MKIIHYTDRGFKPAMHKVTRRGRSDAGKVEAVVRSILKSVERGGDQAVLRYVKKFDRVSLRPEQMRVSVEEIKEAYYRIRKDDGDALRLAAQRVASFHERQRVKTWMYQDGGATLGQVVLPLDAVGLYVPGGKAVYPSSVLMAAIPARVAGVRRVIMCTPSGKAGINPYLLVAADIAGVDEVYRIGGVQAVGAMAFGTKTVAAVDKILGPGNIYVATAKRLLYGTVGIDMVAGPSELLVVADDAADPDLVAADLLCEAEHDEDAKVWLVTPSDKLATDVGRAVKARVKASSREAILSKSIARHAAAFVVESMDQAVVVANQIAAEHVALAVERPFDYLEKIRHAGALFLGRYTPPAVADYLAGPNHVLPTGGSARFFSALSVNDYVKIGNIVCYDKEELQRVKEPLLRLAHMEGLEAHAKSAESRFS; encoded by the coding sequence ATGAAAATCATCCATTACACCGATCGCGGCTTCAAGCCAGCCATGCACAAAGTAACCCGGCGCGGCCGTTCCGATGCCGGCAAAGTCGAAGCGGTGGTGCGCTCCATTCTGAAATCCGTCGAGCGAGGCGGAGATCAGGCGGTGTTGCGTTACGTGAAGAAGTTCGACCGAGTGAGCCTCCGTCCCGAGCAGATGCGCGTGAGCGTCGAAGAAATCAAGGAGGCCTATTACCGGATTCGCAAAGATGATGGGGATGCTCTCCGGCTTGCAGCCCAACGCGTGGCCAGTTTCCACGAGCGCCAGCGCGTGAAGACCTGGATGTACCAGGACGGTGGCGCGACGTTGGGCCAAGTGGTGCTACCACTGGATGCCGTCGGGCTATACGTGCCGGGCGGCAAAGCGGTCTATCCGTCATCAGTCCTCATGGCGGCCATTCCAGCCAGGGTAGCCGGGGTGCGTCGAGTGATCATGTGCACTCCATCGGGAAAGGCCGGGATCAATCCCTATTTGCTGGTTGCAGCGGACATCGCCGGGGTGGATGAGGTCTACCGCATTGGTGGTGTGCAGGCGGTGGGAGCCATGGCGTTCGGCACGAAAACCGTGGCGGCCGTGGACAAGATTCTCGGTCCCGGCAATATCTATGTTGCGACCGCGAAGCGATTACTCTACGGCACCGTCGGTATCGATATGGTCGCGGGACCGAGCGAGTTGTTGGTGGTGGCGGACGATGCCGCGGATCCCGATCTGGTGGCGGCTGATCTGCTCTGCGAGGCCGAGCATGACGAGGACGCCAAGGTGTGGCTGGTGACGCCGTCCGACAAGTTGGCCACCGATGTGGGGCGTGCCGTGAAAGCCCGCGTGAAAGCTTCGTCCCGGGAGGCCATTCTGTCGAAGTCAATCGCGCGCCACGCCGCGGCGTTCGTCGTCGAGTCCATGGATCAAGCCGTCGTCGTGGCCAACCAGATCGCCGCGGAGCACGTGGCCCTTGCGGTGGAGCGGCCCTTCGACTATCTTGAAAAGATTCGCCATGCGGGAGCATTGTTTCTCGGCCGGTATACGCCACCGGCAGTGGCTGATTATCTGGCCGGCCCCAACCACGTGCTGCCGACGGGTGGATCGGCTCGTTTTTTCTCGGCGCTCTCGGTGAACGATTACGTCAAAATCGGCAACATCGTGTGTTACGACAAAGAAGAGTTGCAACGCGTGAAGGAACCATTGTTGCGCCTGGCTCACATGGAGGGATTGGAGGCGCACGCCAAATCCGCAGAAAGCAGGTTCTCATGA
- the hisB gene encoding imidazoleglycerol-phosphate dehydratase, which yields MKKNGVASRHAEIHRATKETDIRVEWSLDGRGQGKIDTGIRFLDHMLELLAKHGFFDLDVKAQGDLDIDEHHTVEDVGIVMGKALHQALGEKAGIKRFGFASAPLDESLAQVTVDLSGRPFLVYNVALPDRKIKAFDLGLFEDFFQAFVTHGGLNLHVNLLYGRNPHHIMEAIFKALAKALDQATLPEERLAGKVLSTKGTLQIG from the coding sequence ATGAAAAAAAATGGTGTTGCCTCGCGGCACGCGGAAATTCACCGCGCGACGAAAGAAACCGACATTCGCGTCGAGTGGTCGCTGGATGGACGCGGGCAAGGTAAGATCGACACCGGCATTCGGTTTCTGGATCACATGCTGGAACTATTGGCCAAGCACGGCTTCTTCGATCTGGACGTGAAGGCACAGGGCGATCTCGACATCGACGAGCACCACACGGTCGAAGACGTCGGCATTGTCATGGGAAAGGCGCTCCACCAAGCCCTCGGCGAAAAAGCCGGCATCAAGCGGTTCGGCTTCGCATCGGCGCCGCTGGACGAATCATTGGCACAGGTCACGGTCGACCTGAGCGGGCGGCCGTTCCTCGTCTACAACGTCGCGTTACCGGATCGAAAGATCAAGGCATTCGACTTGGGCTTGTTCGAGGACTTCTTTCAGGCCTTCGTCACGCATGGGGGTCTCAACTTGCATGTCAATCTCCTATACGGCCGGAATCCCCATCACATCATGGAGGCCATTTTCAAGGCGTTGGCGAAAGCACTTGATCAGGCAACTCTACCGGAAGAACGTCTGGCCGGGAAGGTATTATCGACCAAAGGGACGTTGCAGATCGGCTAG
- the hisH gene encoding imidazole glycerol phosphate synthase subunit HisH, producing the protein MIAIIDYGMGNLRSVQKAFETVGHQAEVTRSPQVIRDASHVVLPGVGAFPDCMRNLEQYELVQPVRQAVQTGKPFLGICLGLQLLFAESEEFGVHKGLGVLPGRVVRFPFAGAHSSTAQQPQQQALKVPHMGWNDIEVMRAAPPLKGIATGTCVYFVHSYYVAPSDPALVATRTTYGVSFASSVWHDNIFACQFHPEKSQSVGLQIIKNFGDWQ; encoded by the coding sequence ATGATCGCGATCATCGACTATGGTATGGGCAATCTGCGGAGTGTGCAGAAGGCCTTCGAAACGGTCGGCCATCAGGCGGAGGTGACGCGATCGCCCCAAGTCATTCGCGATGCCAGCCACGTCGTGCTCCCGGGCGTCGGCGCATTCCCGGATTGCATGCGCAATCTTGAGCAGTACGAATTGGTCCAGCCGGTGCGACAAGCTGTTCAAACGGGAAAACCGTTCCTGGGAATTTGCCTGGGGCTTCAGCTCTTGTTTGCGGAGAGCGAGGAGTTTGGGGTCCATAAGGGGTTGGGAGTCTTGCCGGGGCGCGTGGTGCGGTTTCCATTCGCAGGAGCCCATTCCAGCACAGCGCAACAACCGCAGCAGCAAGCCCTCAAGGTCCCACACATGGGGTGGAACGATATCGAAGTCATGAGGGCGGCGCCGCCGTTGAAGGGAATCGCAACGGGAACGTGCGTGTATTTTGTTCATTCCTACTATGTTGCGCCGAGCGATCCGGCACTGGTCGCGACCAGGACCACGTATGGGGTGTCGTTCGCCTCCAGTGTCTGGCACGACAACATTTTTGCATGCCAGTTTCACCCTGAGAAAAGCCAATCCGTCGGTCTGCAGATCATCAAGAATTTTGGAGATTGGCAATGA
- the hisA gene encoding 1-(5-phosphoribosyl)-5-[(5-phosphoribosylamino) methylideneamino] imidazole-4-carboxamide isomerase, producing the protein MIVIPAIDLKDGRCVRLRQGDLSAETVYSDDPAAMARSWESQGAPWLHVVDLNGAVDGRPSNLAAIEGILKAVRMKVQVGGGIRSIETVRMFLNAGVTRVVLGTAALMDRAFLDAACAEFPGRIVVGVDARNGLVAIKGWTAVSDVRAVDLVTQFNGMPLAAVVYTDIARDGMLNGPNIDALREIVAHTHCSIIASGGVTKMDDLAAIRAVGDRVEGAIVGKALYDGKLDYRTAVTALG; encoded by the coding sequence GTGATCGTCATACCAGCCATCGACCTCAAGGACGGCCGTTGCGTCCGACTGCGCCAAGGCGACTTGTCGGCCGAGACGGTGTATTCCGACGATCCGGCGGCGATGGCCCGATCATGGGAGAGCCAAGGCGCACCGTGGCTGCACGTCGTGGACCTGAACGGGGCGGTGGATGGCCGTCCATCCAATCTCGCAGCCATCGAGGGCATTCTCAAGGCCGTCCGAATGAAGGTGCAGGTCGGTGGCGGGATCCGTTCAATCGAGACCGTGCGCATGTTTCTGAACGCAGGTGTCACGCGGGTGGTGCTGGGCACGGCCGCACTTATGGATCGGGCGTTTCTGGACGCGGCGTGCGCGGAGTTCCCAGGGCGAATTGTGGTGGGTGTCGATGCGCGTAACGGGTTGGTGGCGATCAAAGGGTGGACGGCCGTCTCAGACGTGCGAGCGGTCGACCTCGTGACGCAATTCAACGGGATGCCGCTTGCGGCCGTGGTGTACACGGACATTGCGCGCGACGGCATGCTCAATGGGCCGAATATTGACGCACTTCGAGAGATTGTCGCGCATACGCATTGTTCGATCATCGCCTCCGGCGGCGTCACGAAAATGGACGATCTGGCGGCGATCAGGGCAGTGGGAGATCGAGTGGAGGGCGCGATTGTCGGGAAGGCCTTGTATGACGGGAAGCTGGACTATCGCACTGCGGTCACGGCATTAGGTTAG
- the hisF gene encoding imidazole glycerol phosphate synthase subunit HisF — MLTKRIIPCLDVKGGRVVKGVSFVNLRDAGDPVEVARAYDREGADELCFLDITASHEQRTIILDVVARTAEQVFMPLTVGGGIRTLDDIRGLLSAGADKVSINTAAVERSEFVREAAERFGTQCIVVAIDAKRKVPPAEGWEVFTHGGRRPTGLNAVQWAMQMEAYGAGEILLTSMDQDGQQTGYDVGLTAAVSGAVSIPVIASGGVGTLDHLYEGLTRGKADAVLAASIFHYRTHTIPEAKAYLREKGVAIRPWI; from the coding sequence ATGTTGACTAAACGAATCATTCCCTGTTTGGACGTGAAGGGCGGTCGCGTCGTCAAAGGGGTCAGTTTTGTCAACTTGCGTGACGCCGGTGACCCTGTGGAGGTTGCGCGGGCGTACGACCGTGAAGGTGCGGACGAACTGTGCTTTCTCGATATTACGGCCTCGCACGAGCAGCGAACAATTATCCTTGATGTCGTCGCTCGTACCGCCGAACAGGTATTCATGCCGCTGACCGTTGGGGGCGGGATTCGGACACTCGACGATATTCGTGGCCTGTTGTCTGCGGGGGCGGATAAGGTGAGCATCAATACGGCGGCCGTCGAGAGGTCTGAGTTCGTGCGGGAGGCCGCCGAGCGATTCGGAACACAATGCATCGTGGTGGCGATTGACGCCAAGCGGAAGGTGCCTCCCGCCGAAGGGTGGGAGGTCTTTACTCACGGTGGGCGGCGACCAACGGGGCTCAACGCAGTCCAATGGGCCATGCAGATGGAAGCCTATGGCGCGGGCGAAATACTGTTGACCAGTATGGATCAGGACGGGCAGCAAACCGGGTATGATGTCGGTCTCACGGCCGCCGTGTCCGGGGCCGTGTCGATTCCGGTGATCGCATCCGGAGGAGTGGGGACGCTCGACCATTTGTACGAAGGGTTGACCAGAGGGAAGGCGGATGCCGTGTTGGCTGCGTCGATCTTTCACTATCGCACGCATACGATCCCGGAGGCCAAGGCGTATCTGCGTGAAAAAGGAGTGGCGATTCGTCCATGGATCTGA
- the hisI gene encoding histidine biosynthesis bifunctional protein HisIE, protein MDLKGLKFDDQGLIPAVVQDWRDGSVLMLGFMSRDAVQKTLESKRVHFWSRSRQELWEKGETSGHTLHVKDLFLDCDGDTVLVKAEPAGPTCHTGAPSCFFSRLDSDGLTDTMSSESKGGILERIAATIEERRAHPMADSYVSKLLQGGSDRILKKIVEEAGEVVLSAKNQNREEIVYETADLIFHILVALGAHDIRLDDVYRELAKRHGKSGLRIAGEDTRS, encoded by the coding sequence ATGGATCTGAAGGGACTGAAATTTGACGACCAGGGTCTGATTCCCGCGGTGGTGCAGGATTGGCGCGATGGCTCTGTGCTCATGCTTGGTTTCATGAGCCGGGACGCGGTTCAGAAGACTCTGGAATCAAAACGGGTTCATTTCTGGAGTCGGTCGCGACAAGAGCTCTGGGAAAAAGGGGAAACGTCCGGACATACCTTGCATGTGAAGGATCTGTTTCTTGACTGTGACGGCGACACGGTCCTGGTCAAAGCCGAGCCGGCAGGGCCGACGTGTCACACCGGGGCGCCAAGCTGCTTCTTTTCGCGGCTGGATTCCGACGGTCTCACGGATACAATGTCCTCCGAGTCGAAGGGGGGAATCCTCGAGCGCATCGCCGCCACGATCGAAGAACGTCGAGCCCATCCAATGGCTGACTCGTATGTATCCAAGTTATTGCAAGGCGGGTCCGATCGGATTCTGAAGAAGATCGTCGAGGAGGCAGGCGAGGTCGTACTGAGCGCCAAGAATCAGAATCGAGAAGAAATCGTGTACGAAACGGCCGACCTGATCTTCCATATCTTGGTGGCCTTGGGCGCACACGACATCCGTCTCGACGACGTCTATCGAGAACTAGCCAAGCGCCACGGAAAGTCTGGATTGCGCATCGCTGGGGAGGACACGAGGTCATGA